One Tolypothrix bouteillei VB521301 DNA window includes the following coding sequences:
- a CDS encoding VOC family protein, producing the protein MKVDTAYTRLLVKNWKDCFFFYKEVIEFDVAVVDEEAGYAEFKAGDMRLTLFRRQEMAQMIHNADKPAHAECQDTVALVFIVHDLEEEYQRLRHKGVNFTAAPMNNPYYNLKTAYLRDPDGTLIGLYQYLM; encoded by the coding sequence GCATATACAAGATTGCTTGTCAAAAACTGGAAAGATTGCTTTTTCTTCTATAAAGAGGTTATTGAATTTGATGTTGCAGTGGTAGATGAAGAAGCCGGATATGCTGAGTTTAAAGCGGGAGATATGCGGTTAACTCTATTTCGACGACAAGAAATGGCACAAATGATTCACAATGCCGATAAGCCTGCTCATGCAGAATGCCAAGATACTGTAGCTCTAGTTTTTATCGTACATGATTTAGAGGAAGAATATCAGAGATTGAGGCATAAAGGCGTGAATTTTACTGCTGCACCCATGAATAATCCATACTACAACTTAAAAACAGCTTATCTTCGAGATCCAGATGGCACTCTCATTGGTTTGTACCAATATTTAATGTAA